The proteins below are encoded in one region of Tiliqua scincoides isolate rTilSci1 chromosome 7, rTilSci1.hap2, whole genome shotgun sequence:
- the PFKFB3 gene encoding 6-phosphofructo-2-kinase/fructose-2,6-bisphosphatase 3 isoform X3 codes for MPFRKACGPQLTNSPTVIVMVGLPARGKTYISKKLTRYLNWIGVPTKVFNVGEYRREAVKHYSSYDFFRPDNEEAMKVRKQCALTALRDVKQYLSEEGGQIAVFDATNTTRERRSMILHFAKENGFKVFFIESICNDPNVVATNIMEVKLSSPDYKDCNSTDAMEDFMKRINCYQSSYQPLDPDNYDRELSLIKVIDVGRRYLVNRVQDHIQSRIVYYLMNIHVQPRTIYLCRHGESEHNLRGKIGGDSGLSSRGKKFSSVLNHFVQEQNLKDLKVWTSQLKRTIQTAEALDLPYEQWKALNEIDAGVCEEMTYDEIKEKYPEEFALRDQDKYYYRYPSGESYQDLVQRLEPVIMELERQENVLVICHQAVMRCLLAYFLDKSADEMPYLKCPLHTVLKLTPVAYGCRVESIYLNIEAVNTHRDKPEDAKKGPNTLMRRNSVTPLASPEPTKKPRINSFEEHVVAAASAALPTCMPQEVPTQLPGQPLLGNACLT; via the exons TGTTTAATGTTGGGGAGTATCGCCGTGAGGCAGTGAAGCACTACAGCTCCTATGATTTCTTTCGTCCTGACAATGAGGAGGCTATGAAAGTCCGAAA ACAATGTGCCTTAACCGCCTTGAGGGATGTCAAACAGTACTTATCTGAGGAAGGAGGCCAGATTGCG gtttTTGATGCCACAAACACAACGCGGGAGAGAAGATCAATGATCTTACATTTCGCCAAAGAAAATGGATTCAAG GTGTTCTTTATTGAGTCCATCTGCAATGACCCGAATGTTGTTGCTACAAACATTATG GAAGTAAAATTGTCCAGTCCAGATTACAAGGACTGCAACTCAACTGATGCTATGGAAGATTTTATGAAGAGAATCAACTGTTATCAGTCTAGCTACCAACCTCTTGACCCAGATAACTATGACAG AGAGTTATCACTGATCAAAGTGATTGATGTTGGCCGGAGGTACTTGGTGAACAGGGTCCAAGACCACATCCAGAGTCGGATCGTCTACTACCTGATGAACATCCATGTCCAGCCCCGTACCATTTACTTGTGCCGACATGGTGAAAGTGAACACAACCTCAGAGGGAAGATTGGAGGAGACTCAGGGCTATCCAGCAGGGGCAAGAAG TTTTCTAGTGTGCTGAACCATTTTGTTCAAGAGCAGAACCTGAAGGATCTCAAAGTTTGGACCAGCCAACTGAAGAGGACAATCCAGACAGCAGAAGCTCTTGACTTGCCCTATGAGCAGTGGAAGGCACTGAATGAAATTGATGCT GGTGTGTGTGAAGAGATGACTTATGATGAAATCAAAGAGAAGTATCCAGAAGAGTTTGCCTTGCGCGACCAGGACAAATACTATTACCGCTACCCATCTGGTGAG TCCTACCAAGATTTGGTGCAGCGCTTAGAGCCAGTCATCATGGAGCTGGAAAGACAAGAGAATGTTCTCGTCATCTGTCACCAGGCTGTGATGAGGTGTCTGCTGGCCTACTTCCTTGACAAGAGTGCAG ATGAAATGCCTTACTTGAAATGTCCCCTCCATACAGTGCTGAAGCTGACGCCTGTCGCCTACG GTTGCAGAGTCGAATCCATCTATTTGAATATTGAAGCTGTGAACACCCACCGGGACAAACCAGAG GATGCAAAGAAGGGACCTAACACCCTCATGAGGCGCAATAGCGTTACCCCTCTAGCAAGCCCAGAGCCTACCAAAAAACCTCGCATCAACAGCTTTGAGGAGCAtgtggttgctgctgcttctgctgccctgCCCACCTGTATGCCCCAGGAAGTGCCCACCCAGCTGCCAGGACAA CCTTTACTGGGGAACGCCTGCCT AACCTGA